A section of the Pseudomonas fluorescens genome encodes:
- a CDS encoding fused MFS/spermidine synthase: MSSRTASHPLARLQASTLLVPALLLFISGAAALVYQVLWIKQLSLVVGVEVYAITTGISAFFAGLALGSLLFGRWADRLARPLLLYAVLEIFVAVLGVSTTLALGMAASPFAWLEQRIGLLAWVLPFALVGLPALLMGGTLPVLVRALNVQAKDLGQAGGRLYAANTAGAIVGTLLTAFVLIATFGVRGSALVAALLNLLAAAGALLYVRHRATPASVSARTQPARLALVLYAIAGGVALGYEVVWSQSIVQFMSTRTYAFAVVLATYLAGLFIGSQLMARRVERIRDPWGVFGLLIAGAGLVALLEIAVLGRWLVLLQTQAEALVLSLGGSELPGMSARFAMAALCIVFVPTLLLGAAFPLALRLSVGGGHVGRDVGAVVAFNTLGGIAGVMLCGFVLIPWLGLVRTLGLLAVIAGMVGYIAVRRGHGVKKGRRQAVAALGLLSLAVALLTPQDRLANLLPGARNGSLGFYQEGRGATVAVVTQGKGTRAFQRLYIQGVSNTGDAMPSLRYMRIQALLPLLIHNGEPRSALVIGFGTGITAGALLRYPGLEQRVVAELLPSVVQAASLFKGNYSAASDPGVQVRLRDGRQELLRSPQTYDVITLEPPPPSAAGVVNLYSRDFYQLAARRLEKHGLLAQWLPLPTQNIEDSQSLVRSFLDAFPYATLWTSEFHEMLLVGSLEPLELDVARIRQRFAQAPVHSALAEVGIDSAATLLATWVTDRQGLERFAGQALAVTDDQPRIEYAPWVRSQEIKRVLPALLDLRVPAPLRNVDPAFSRTLDAEQQRLMQFYRASLHAYDGDRAAWARDIRQVLQEDGANPYYRWFVGD; the protein is encoded by the coding sequence ATGTCTTCACGCACTGCCAGCCACCCCCTGGCCCGACTCCAGGCGTCCACCCTGCTGGTCCCCGCCCTGCTGCTGTTTATCTCCGGCGCCGCTGCGCTGGTGTACCAGGTGCTCTGGATCAAGCAGCTGTCGCTGGTGGTCGGGGTCGAGGTCTATGCCATCACCACCGGGATCAGTGCCTTCTTTGCCGGGCTGGCCCTGGGTAGCCTGCTGTTTGGCCGCTGGGCCGACCGTCTCGCCCGGCCGCTGCTGCTCTATGCCGTACTGGAAATTTTCGTCGCGGTGCTCGGGGTCAGCACCACGCTAGCCCTGGGCATGGCCGCCAGCCCGTTTGCCTGGCTGGAGCAACGCATCGGCCTGCTGGCCTGGGTCCTGCCCTTCGCCCTGGTGGGTTTGCCGGCGCTGTTGATGGGCGGCACGCTGCCGGTGCTGGTGCGCGCCCTCAACGTCCAGGCCAAGGACCTCGGCCAGGCCGGTGGCCGACTGTATGCGGCCAACACCGCCGGGGCCATCGTCGGCACCCTGCTCACTGCCTTTGTGCTGATCGCCACCTTTGGCGTGCGCGGTAGTGCCCTGGTGGCCGCCCTGCTCAACCTGCTGGCCGCCGCCGGCGCCTTGCTGTATGTGCGCCATCGCGCGACGCCAGCCAGCGTGTCGGCCAGGACGCAGCCGGCGCGCCTGGCGCTGGTGCTGTATGCCATCGCCGGTGGCGTGGCCCTGGGTTATGAAGTGGTCTGGTCGCAATCGATCGTGCAGTTCATGAGCACCCGCACCTATGCGTTTGCGGTAGTGCTGGCCACTTATCTGGCCGGGCTGTTTATCGGCAGCCAGCTCATGGCGCGACGGGTCGAACGCATTCGCGATCCTTGGGGTGTGTTCGGCCTGCTGATCGCCGGTGCCGGGCTGGTGGCGCTGCTGGAAATTGCCGTACTGGGCCGCTGGCTGGTGCTCCTGCAAACCCAGGCCGAGGCGTTGGTGCTGAGCCTGGGTGGCAGTGAGCTGCCGGGGATGAGTGCGCGCTTTGCGATGGCGGCCCTGTGTATTGTGTTTGTGCCCACCCTGTTGCTGGGCGCGGCGTTTCCCCTGGCATTGCGCCTGAGTGTCGGCGGCGGGCATGTGGGCCGGGACGTGGGTGCGGTAGTGGCATTCAACACATTGGGCGGGATTGCCGGGGTGATGCTCTGCGGTTTTGTGCTGATTCCCTGGCTGGGCCTGGTGCGCACCCTCGGCCTGCTGGCGGTGATTGCGGGCATGGTGGGCTATATCGCCGTGCGTCGGGGCCATGGGGTGAAAAAGGGCCGGCGCCAGGCAGTCGCGGCCCTCGGCCTGCTGTCATTGGCGGTGGCACTGCTGACTCCGCAGGATCGCCTGGCCAACCTGCTGCCCGGTGCACGCAATGGGAGCCTGGGGTTTTACCAGGAAGGCCGCGGCGCGACGGTTGCCGTGGTGACCCAGGGCAAAGGCACGCGGGCTTTTCAGCGCCTGTATATCCAGGGCGTGTCGAACACCGGCGATGCCATGCCCTCCCTGCGCTACATGCGCATCCAGGCCCTGCTGCCGCTGCTGATCCATAACGGCGAGCCCCGTTCGGCGCTGGTGATCGGCTTTGGCACCGGTATCACCGCAGGCGCGCTGTTGCGCTACCCGGGCCTGGAGCAAAGAGTCGTCGCCGAATTGCTGCCGTCGGTGGTGCAAGCGGCCTCGCTGTTCAAGGGCAACTACAGCGCCGCCAGCGACCCCGGCGTGCAGGTGCGCTTGCGCGATGGTCGCCAGGAGCTGCTGCGCAGCCCCCAGACCTATGACGTGATTACCCTGGAACCCCCACCGCCTTCCGCCGCCGGCGTGGTCAATCTGTATTCGCGCGACTTCTACCAACTGGCCGCCCGCCGCCTGGAGAAACATGGCCTGCTGGCCCAGTGGCTGCCGCTGCCGACGCAGAACATCGAAGACTCGCAATCATTGGTGCGCAGCTTTCTCGATGCATTCCCCTATGCCACGCTGTGGACCAGCGAGTTCCACGAGATGCTGTTGGTGGGCTCCCTGGAGCCTCTTGAGTTGGACGTCGCACGCATTCGCCAGCGCTTTGCACAAGCCCCGGTGCACAGTGCCCTGGCCGAGGTAGGCATTGATTCGGCGGCGACTTTGCTGGCCACCTGGGTTACCGATCGCCAGGGACTGGAACGGTTTGCCGGGCAGGCTCTGGCGGTCACCGATGATCAACCGCGTATCGAATATGCGCCTTGGGTGCGCAGCCAGGAGATCAAACGGGTATTGCCGGCCTTGCTCGACCTGCGGGTGCCCGCACCGTTGCGCAATGTCGACCCGGCATTTTCGCGGACGCTGGACGCCGAGCAACAACGCCTGATGCAGTTCTACCGCGCCAGCCTGCATGCCTACGACGGTGATCGTGCAGCCTGGGCCCGGGATATCCGGCAAGTGTTGCAGGAAGATGGCGCCAACCCCTATTACCGCTGGTTTGTCGGCGACTGA
- a CDS encoding DUF3313 domain-containing protein, with translation MKLGLMISTLCIASLGVAGCASKVPQPDEYSGFLSDYSQLREAKSPSGAEVMRWVDPRLNLNRYTSVFIEPTQFFPKPQATAQIPEDTLRSINEYYNQALKRELVKSLPLASAPGPGVIVVRAAITAVSRKTESLKPYEYIPVALVAAAVSTGTGIRDQETTLGTEAQFLDGDSGRVIAQVVRKGTGKPLENDTQVMKAADVKAVMDGWAADLHQSYVKLKAK, from the coding sequence ATGAAGCTAGGGCTAATGATCAGCACACTGTGCATTGCCTCACTCGGGGTCGCCGGGTGTGCGAGTAAAGTCCCCCAGCCAGATGAGTATTCGGGTTTTCTTTCGGACTACAGCCAATTGCGCGAAGCCAAGTCGCCGTCTGGGGCAGAGGTGATGCGCTGGGTGGATCCCAGGCTGAATCTGAACCGCTATACCTCGGTGTTTATCGAGCCGACGCAGTTCTTCCCCAAGCCCCAGGCCACGGCGCAGATCCCCGAAGACACCTTGCGCAGCATCAATGAGTACTACAACCAGGCGCTCAAGCGCGAGCTGGTCAAGTCACTGCCACTGGCCAGTGCGCCAGGCCCGGGGGTGATTGTGGTGCGGGCGGCGATTACTGCCGTCAGCCGCAAGACCGAAAGCCTCAAGCCCTATGAGTACATTCCTGTCGCCCTGGTGGCGGCGGCAGTCAGCACCGGCACCGGGATTCGCGACCAGGAAACCACCCTGGGCACCGAAGCGCAGTTTCTCGATGGCGATAGCGGCCGGGTGATTGCCCAGGTCGTGCGCAAAGGCACCGGCAAACCCCTGGAAAACGACACCCAGGTCATGAAAGCCGCCGACGTGAAGGCGGTGATGGATGGTTGGGCGGCGGACCTGCATCAGTCCTACGTCAAACTCAAGGCCAAATAA